In one Curtobacterium citreum genomic region, the following are encoded:
- a CDS encoding aminopeptidase P family protein, with the protein MADTTPRATSNRSTTPGSSTFKDHIASQWADRERPLPEPREQAAFAAERRARISELHPGRTIVVPAGQAKVRSNDCDYPFRPHSTFAHLTGWGTDTVVGSVLVLTPNGPGHDATLYFRATAGRDSEEFYANPEIGEFWVGPRPSLDEVAADLGIATADLGAFDAVAEGLDATVLVVRDADDELTRSLDARLGTAVGGAPETDAAPATDDVLSRDLSELRLVKDAYEVRELRKAVQATKSGFDDVIGDFDAVLEHPRGERIVEGTFNRRARADGNTVGYDTIAASGHHACILHWTRNDGAVQPGDLILIDAGVEVDSFYTADITRTLPVSGTFTDVQRMVYEAVLEAADAAFAIVKPGITFREVHATAMEVIARKTAEWGFLPGTAEESLQPDNQFHRRYMVHGTSHHLGLDVHDCAKARREMYLDGIVQAGMVFTIEPGLYFQQDDLTVPEEFRGIGVRIEDDVLVTEDGAENLSVGIPRTPSEVEGWIARSGR; encoded by the coding sequence ATGGCCGACACGACTCCCCGCGCGACGAGCAACCGTTCCACGACCCCCGGGTCCTCGACGTTCAAGGACCACATCGCGTCGCAGTGGGCCGACCGGGAGCGCCCGCTCCCGGAGCCGCGCGAGCAGGCCGCGTTCGCCGCCGAGCGTCGCGCCCGGATCTCCGAGCTGCACCCCGGCCGCACGATCGTGGTCCCCGCAGGCCAGGCGAAGGTGCGGTCGAACGACTGCGACTACCCGTTCCGCCCGCACTCGACCTTCGCGCACCTGACCGGTTGGGGCACCGACACCGTCGTCGGCTCCGTCCTCGTGCTGACGCCGAACGGCCCCGGGCACGACGCCACGCTGTACTTCCGCGCGACGGCCGGCCGCGACTCCGAGGAGTTCTACGCGAACCCGGAGATCGGCGAGTTCTGGGTCGGCCCGCGTCCGTCCCTCGACGAGGTCGCGGCGGACCTCGGCATCGCGACGGCCGACCTCGGTGCGTTCGACGCCGTCGCCGAGGGCCTCGACGCCACGGTCCTCGTCGTGCGCGACGCGGACGACGAGCTCACCCGGTCGCTCGACGCCCGGCTCGGCACCGCGGTCGGCGGCGCCCCGGAGACCGACGCCGCCCCCGCCACCGACGACGTGCTGTCCCGCGACCTGTCCGAGCTTCGCCTCGTGAAGGACGCGTACGAGGTCCGGGAGCTCCGGAAGGCCGTGCAGGCCACGAAGTCCGGCTTCGACGACGTCATCGGTGACTTCGACGCCGTGCTCGAGCACCCCCGCGGCGAGCGCATCGTCGAGGGCACGTTCAACCGCCGCGCCCGCGCCGACGGCAACACGGTCGGCTACGACACGATCGCCGCGTCCGGTCACCACGCCTGCATCCTGCACTGGACGCGCAACGACGGCGCCGTGCAGCCGGGCGACCTGATCCTCATCGACGCCGGGGTCGAGGTCGACTCGTTCTACACGGCCGACATCACCCGCACCCTCCCGGTCTCCGGGACGTTCACCGACGTGCAGCGGATGGTCTACGAGGCCGTGCTCGAAGCCGCCGACGCCGCGTTCGCGATCGTCAAGCCCGGCATCACCTTCCGCGAGGTGCACGCCACGGCGATGGAGGTCATCGCGCGGAAGACCGCCGAGTGGGGCTTCCTGCCGGGCACCGCGGAGGAGTCGCTGCAGCCCGACAACCAGTTCCACCGCCGCTACATGGTGCACGGCACGAGCCACCACCTCGGTCTCGACGTGCACGACTGCGCGAAGGCCCGCCGCGAGATGTACCTGGACGGCATCGTCCAGGCCGGCATGGTCTTCACGATCGAGCCCGGCCTGTACTTCCAGCAGGACGACCTGACCGTCCCGGAGGAGTTCCGCGGCATCGGCGTCCGCATCGAGGACGACGTCCTGGTGACCGAGGACGGTGCCGAGAACCTGTCCGTCGGCATCCCCCGGACCCCCTCGGAAGTGGAGGGGTGGATCGCCCGCTCCGGCCGCTAG
- a CDS encoding PHP domain-containing protein, protein MPDPFIDLHAHSSVSDGTERPAELVAAAAAAGLDGVALTDHDTTAGWDEAIAAVAALPMTLLPGLELSTRVGYRSVHVLGYLVDPTDPGLVAETTRIRDGRFARARRMVDRIGQDHPITWDDVIAQSTDGATIGRPHIADALVAAGLESDRSAAFRGILHPASGYYEPHDAPSPLHGVALIRAAGGVPVIAHPAASSRGIVIDEPMLRELVDAGLGGLEVDHRENQSHGKRTLLDWAARHDLFVTGSSDYHGTGKPNRLGEHRTARVAFDAIVSQATGSAPVHGPGSRLA, encoded by the coding sequence GTGCCCGATCCGTTCATCGACCTGCACGCCCACTCGAGCGTGTCCGACGGCACCGAGCGGCCGGCGGAGCTCGTCGCCGCAGCCGCCGCGGCCGGGCTCGACGGCGTCGCCCTGACGGACCACGACACCACGGCCGGCTGGGACGAGGCGATCGCCGCCGTCGCCGCGCTGCCGATGACCCTGCTGCCCGGGCTCGAGCTGAGCACCCGGGTCGGGTACCGCAGCGTCCACGTGCTCGGGTACCTCGTCGACCCGACCGACCCCGGGCTCGTCGCGGAGACGACCCGCATCCGCGACGGACGGTTCGCCCGCGCCCGCCGCATGGTCGACCGGATCGGCCAGGACCACCCGATCACCTGGGACGACGTGATCGCGCAGTCCACCGACGGCGCAACGATCGGCCGCCCGCACATCGCGGACGCGCTCGTCGCCGCGGGGCTCGAGTCCGACCGGAGCGCGGCCTTCCGCGGCATCCTGCACCCGGCGTCCGGGTACTACGAACCGCACGACGCACCGTCGCCGTTGCACGGGGTCGCGCTCATCCGCGCCGCCGGCGGTGTGCCCGTGATCGCACACCCGGCGGCGTCCTCCCGCGGGATCGTGATCGACGAGCCGATGCTCCGGGAGCTCGTCGACGCCGGGCTCGGCGGCCTCGAGGTCGACCACCGCGAGAACCAGTCCCACGGCAAGCGCACCCTGCTCGACTGGGCAGCCCGCCACGACCTGTTCGTCACCGGGTCGAGCGACTACCACGGCACCGGCAAGCCGAACCGCCTCGGCGAGCACCGCACGGCCCGCGTCGCGTTCGACGCGATCGTGTCCCAGGCGACCGGCAGCGCGCCGGTGCACGGGCCGGGCTCCCGCCTGGCCTGA